CGAGAGATGGTAGGTACATTGCTCCTATGTGAAAACCGATGACGAGTCCTATTTTGGTTAAGTCATGTCCATTATTCCCCATATGGATAGGGGTCATAGTCATAATGGCAACCATCACTATTTGTGTTAAGACCATAATGGTTGTCCCGGCGATAATTCCTCGTTTGTTGATTGCTTGCGATTGAGAAGTTGTTTCTGGCTGTTCACTTTCTTCTGTTTCCTTCATTTTGGAAATCGCTTTTGCGACATTGAAAGGGTCAGGACGCAGGAAGATTAATAGCACCAGGCCAGCTAGGGTGAAGGCAACTCCAGATAGAATGAAAGGGCCCGATAGAGCAGCGAAGCCTATTGACGTAGCAAAATCACCCATTACATCCACCAAGTTTGGACCGGCTACTGCCCCTAATGTTGTGGAGACCAATGCCACACTGATTGCGGTTCCTCGCTGCTTAGGTTTTGCAAGGTCTGTACCTGCATAACGTGCCTGTAGGTTTGTTGCGGTTCCAGCTCCATAAATGAAAAGGAATAGGAAAAACAGGAAAATATTATTGATTGCCGCTGATATCACAATTCCAAACCCTCCGAGACCACCAGCAAAGAATCCTGCCGTGAGTCCAAAGCGTCGTCCAAACCGTTGAGAAATCCGTCCTACAAGTAGAGCGGATAAAGCAGATCCCAAAGTAATCAATGCAACGGGAATCCCTGCAAAACTATCCGTGCCAAGCATGTCTTGCGCAAGGAGAGCGCCAACGGTTATTCCAGCTGCAAGTCCAGCTCCTCCAAATATTTGTGAAATGACGATGATAATCAATGTTCGACGATATAACATTTGTTGCTTTTCTGGATGATCAATATAGCTTTGTAATTGATCGGATTGAATTTCTTTAGCGTCAGTATTTTTTCTATATGACATTACATTATCCCCCTTTTGTTGGAATGGAATCTCAATTTAAATCCTTTTATTAAAAATCGATTGAATAAAGATGAGTACTCTTTTAAATGTCTTTTTTGAGGTGCAAACAATTTAATCATTACATCATTAGACTACTCTTTATAGTAGATTGTTTTGTTATCCTTGTTATTGAACGTGTTCACTTATTACGATAAGAAGGAAACGTCCAATAGCGTATGGATTTTCTTGAGCTCTTTGAGAAAAGCCACTTGAAGGAAATGGTCAATGGGCTTCCTTAAAACGTAGGAATGAGGACTCTAAAAGTGAGGGGAAATAACCTATTGAAAACTTATAGACATCATTCGTACGTGACTAAAAATTGAGCCATTTATTCTTATGTGTCTTTAATTGAGCATACGTATAGACAAGGTAGAGCAGGTGCTTATAAAAAGAATGTAGTGAAAGCAAGTATTTCATCCATTAGATGAAATTGGTGGGGGACAGAAGAAAAATGTTTAGTAATCTACACTCACGTTAATCGAAGAGTAGGGATGTTTGCTGTGCAAGTTATTACATTAACACAATTTGAAGTAGAAAAGAAGTAAAAAAGACTAGAGGGTCTTTCATATGAACAGAGTTTTGTTCAGGTGTACGATATTCCTTTTATTTATAAGTAGGAAACGAGTAGTAATCAAACGTTTGTTTAAAAAAAACCTCTCAGGAATACTATTCCTAAGAGGTTGGTTTTAGTTGAATTTATTTTTGCAATCATCGTTCTTGTTAGGACAACTTTAAAGAAACATTAATCCATTCATCTCCAAATTTCACTTTGAGTAGTTGTTCGGATTCTGGTAAGTTGTCAAAGTGGAGGTGCTGAACAAGAACATTTTCTTTTATTAGGCTTTCAAAGCGCTGAATGATTTTTCTTGTATCCTCAGTTGCTGAAATGGTGATTGAGATATAGCTTTCAACAGGTAAATTGATTTTTCTTCGTGTATCTTGTACTGCTCTAATTAGTTCTCTAACTTGACCTTCGTCAATTAAATCAGGTGAGAGTTTTGTATCTACTAGGACCTTTAACTGGTTGTCACCCGCTATCTCGAAGCCAGAGGAAACGACATATTCAACGTGGATATGCTCTTTTAGTAACGTTACGGTTTGGTCCTCAATCGTTATGGTTAGCTGCCCGTTGTCTAAGAAGCGTTGCTTTTCTATTTCATTTAGACGACTAACATATGTTTTGACTGCATTTACCCGCTTCCCAAATGCAGCACCTGCCGTTTTAAAATTTAATTTAAGGACTGCCGAGTTGTACAAGGATAAGTCTTTAGTAAAAAGAATCTCTTTTATATTTAATTCGTCCTTTATGATTGTATTATAATCATGTAATAGCTGTTTTTCTTCATTATTCCAAACGACAATTTGCTGCAATGGTTGTTTAACCTTAATGCTTTTTGTGTTCCGAATACTCCGGCCTAGTTCCACTATTTTTAAAATCGATTGCATATCCGCTTCTAAAGCAGGGATAATCATGGATTCGTTTGCAGTTGGATAGTCTTGTAAATGAACGCTTTCTTGATGTAACTTCAAGTGTATATCTTCTGAAACATACGGTACGAAAGGAGCTAGCAAGCGACTAATCGTTGTCAGTGCTTCAAACAGTGTGGAATGGGCTGCTCGTTTATCTTCTGACAGGCCAGATGCCCAAAAACGAGTCCTTGATCTCCTTACATACCAGTTGCTTAATTCGTCAACGAAAGAGGCAATCTCACGTGTAGCGAGTGTAAATTGATATTGATCCATAAAGCTATTAACAACCTTCATTGTATGGTGAAGGCGTGAAAGAATCCATTTGTCTAAAAGATCTCTCTTTTCTATATGGTGTCTATCATAGTTAAACCCGTCAATTTTTGAGTATAGGTCATAAAACTTATACGTATTATTTAACGTATCAACCAATTTTGATTTAGCATCTTGAACGATTTTTTTGGAAAAACGTTTAGAATTCCATGGTGAACTATCGACTAAGAATGCCCAGCGAAGTGCATCAGCACCATATTCCTTTATGAGGCTAACAGGTTCTAAAGCATTTCCTTTACTTTTGGACATTTTTTGCCCGTTTTCGTCGAGAATATGTCCAAGTGATAAGACGTTTTTATAGGGCGCTTTTCCTGTAAATAAACTAGATACAGCAAGCAGGCTGTAGAAAAAACCCCTCGTTTGATCAACCCCTTCAATGACGACATCTGCTGGAAATTGGGATTGGAATTTTTCGATAGATCCGAATGGGTAGTGATGTTGTGCAAATGGCATCGAACCGCTATCAAACCACACATCGATCACTTCTGGTGTTCTCTCCATAACCTCATTACATTTGGGACATGTACACTTCACTTCATCAATGTAGGGCTTATGCAACTCAATATCGCTCCTGAGCTGGGTTGTTGCTATCTTTTGTAGCTCTGCAATACTGCGCGGCGCTTCCTCGTGGCGACAGTGAGAACATCTCCATACATTTAAAGGTGTACCCCAGTAACGGTTCCTACTTATATTCCAGTCCATAAGATTATCAAGAAAATGGCCAAATCGTCCATCTTTCATATGCTCTGGATACCAGCTAACCGTTCCGTTGTTTGCAAGCATTTCTTCCTTTATAGACTTCATATTGATAAACCAGCTATCCGTTGCATAATAAAGCAGTGGGGAGTCACATCTCCAACAATGTGGATAACTGTGTTCATATTTCTCTTTGTGATAAAGTAATCCAAGTTCAGAAAGCATTTTGATGATGTCGACATCACAGTCCTTGACAAATTTTCCTGATAGCTCAACCACCTCATTCGTATAACGCCCCTGCTGATCGACGACATTAATAAAGGATAGGTGGTTTTGCTGGACGGTTCTATAGTCATCTTCGCCGTAAGCTGGGGCAATATGGACAACACCTGTACCGCTATCTACTGTCACATAATCTGCTAATACTATTTTGTGTCCTTTCTCTACAGCCACATAGTTAAAAGGAGGTTCGTATCGTTCTCCCTCAAATTCATGGCCACTATGTTCACTTAACACGGTTATATTTTCGCCGAGCACTTTATCCACTAATGATTTGGCGACGATATAGGTCACATTTTCTTTTCTTGCACGTACATAAGTTAGCGTTGGATTCATGGCAAGGGCAACGTTTGCTGGCAATGTCCACGGTGTTGTCGTCCAACCTAAGAAATATTCCTCTTTCTTGTTAAGCCGTTTGAACTTTACGGTAGCCGATAAATCTTTTACATCTTTGTAGCCCTGTGCTACTTCGTGCGAGCTTAAAGATGTTTGGCAACTAGGACAATAAGGGGAAACGCGATGTCCTTTATACAATCGTCCATCCTTGTGAACGGTACTTAAAATATTCCATACACTTTCAATGTACTCATTGCTTAAGGTTAGATAAGGACGATCCATATCTACCCAATAGCCAAGCTCTTCAGTAAATGAACGCCATACCTTCTCGTAAGCGAAGACACTTTCTCGGCACTTATCAATAAATTTCTCCACACCATATTGTTCAATCTCTTGTTTTCCTGAGATTCCGAGTTGCTTTTCAACGCCCAGTTCAACGGGAAGTCCATGTGTATCCCAGCCGGCCTTTCTCTCTACTTGAAAGCCTTTCATTGTTTTATAACGAGCTACGACATCTTTTACCGTTCGTCCGAAAGCATGACCAACATGGGGAAGACCATTTGCAGTTGGAGGTCCTTCATAAAAGACAAACGGCGTTTTACCGTCTCTTAATTGAACGGATTGTTTAAAGGTATTAGCCTCATTCCAATAGTTGCGTATACGTTCCTCACGCTGGACAACCGTTTCTAATTCTTTCTTTTCGTTAGAGTTCATGGATATCGCTCCTATATAAGATTAAAAAAGCACACAAAACCCCGTCCCAAGAAAGGGACGGGGTTACCGCGATACCACCCTAATTCTATTGATCCGATCAATAGCACTTAGCAACGTACAATCATACGTGTTCCTTTTAACGGTAGACACCCGGTTAGACTTACTACTATTCAGCCTAACTTCTCAGAGAGGATTTTCACGTTACACTCAAACACTGACTTGCACCAATATGTCAGCTCTCTGTGGATCAAGACGAAACGTTACTCTTTCTCATCAACGAATTTGTGTGCTTTAATTGGGATTCATTTTAACAAACATATAATCTTATATCAAGTGTTTTTTGGAATAATTTCCACCTAAATGTAAAAAGGAACAGGGATGACGATAATCTATAGATATGCTTTCGTTTTATTATTATGATGCGAAAACTCGAAACTCTTGATCAATTTGATGTATAATAATCTATGAAAAAAGGTGAACGAATCAATTACAGAAGTAATGGGAAGACATTGATTCAAGAAGAAAGCGAGTGTGGATAAAATGGGTCGTAAGTGGAACAACATAAAAGAAAAAAAAGCGTCAAAAGATGCCAACACAAGCCGTATATATGCTAAATTTGGTCGTGAAATATATGTCGCAGCAAAGCAAGGCGAACCGAACCCAGAATCGAATCAAGCGTTAAAAGTTGTATTAGAACGAGCGAAAACATACAGTGTGCCAAAGCATATTATTGATCGTGCGATTGAAAAAGCAAAAGGTGGATCTGAAGAAAACTATGATGAGCTTCGCTATGAAGGCTTTGGTCCTAACGGGTCTATGGTCATCGTTGATGCCTTAACGAATAACGTGAATCGTACAGCATCCGAAGTGCGTGCAGCCTTTGGGAAAAATGGTGGAAATATGGGTGTGAGTGGTTCTGTTGCGTATATGTTTGATGCAACAGCGGTTATTGGCCTTGACGGAAAAACAGCAGATGATGTACTTGAAATATTGATGGAGGCAGATGTGGATGCTCGAGATATCTTTGAAGAAGAAGATACTGTTATTATCTATGCTGAACCTGACCAATTTCATGCAGTGCAAGAAGCATTGAAAAATAGCGGAGTAACAGATTTCACTGTTGCTGAACTTACGATGCTACCTCAAAGTGATGTTACTCTTTCGGCGGATACGCTAGCGCAATTTGAAAAAATGATTGACGCCTTGGAAGAATTAGAAGATGTTCAACAAGTGTATCATAATGTAGATATCACTGAATAAAGACTCTTCACTATGAACTAACGATAAATGCCTTCTCGAAGATATAAGAAAAGTTTATCTTCGAGAAGTTTTTTTTGTAGCCATGTTTGAACTTGGGTTAATTTTGTGGACATAAAGCCTTTCTGTTAGCTGTGTTGTAAATAGGTGTCGTGCTAAGATACAAAGGAGAATAAGAAAATGAAGCGATAAATACACTTCTGCCGATTGAATAATGGGGTGTTTTCCATTATGATGTTTGTAACATTCCTACGAAAACCACAACATTGTGAAGATGTTGAACCTATGTTTCATAATGTATATTCTGCTGAATAAGTATGAAGGTACCAATTATTTTGTAAGGTTTTACGTAGCCTCTGGACACCTCATCCATGATAAAATGTATAATACATTTTCTAAATTCCAGACGATTCTTTCCACCTCTAGATGTAGACAGCTTTCTGTTGAAGTACATAAGGTAGATAGTAGATGAAATCTTCTTATATTGAGGTGAGTAGGTTGGCTGAAATGTTTTTGAACCATATTGATGAGTGGGGCGTATGGGGGATTTTTTTATCTTTGTTCATTGAGGGCAGCGCTTTCCCATTTATAGGGACGTTCTTTATTGTTACCGTAGGATTTGTGTTAGAATTATCGTGGCTTAGTGTTGGTCTAATTTCGATATTAGGAAGTATGTTTTATGCACTCGGCAGCTACCTTCCTTATTTTATCGGCTATCGATTAGGTCATTCGGTTGAGCTGAAATTGAGTAAAGAAAACCGTGAGAAGTTAGAAAAAACAAGAATAACTTTTGGGCGGTATGGTATATGGGGAGTAGCGATTGCTAGCCCGCTTCATTTTGGAAACGTCGTTCCTTTCCTCGCTGGTATGTCCAAAATGAACCTTAGTAAGTACACTCTATTAACAATGCTCGGAATTGCTCCATCTACTTTTTTATTGTTAAGTGTCGGTCAATTTTATGAAGGGGATAAGGATGCGGTAATTGAACAAATTGTTTCGTACCAAACTTATCTACTCATTGCGTTTATCATTTTGACCTTTGCATATGGACTAAGTAAATATCGAAAACGAAGAAGAAAGCAGCTTCATTAATGTAAATAAAATTTTTTTTGAAAAAAAGGTTTACAAGTAGTATTTAGTCGGGTTATAATTATCTCGAAGTTGAGATACTTCATTAAAGAAGAGTGATATATGATTTTGACCATTTTTTTGGGTAGAAATCTCGAAATAAAAATATATATAATTAGGATAAAAGAAAGGGAGAGACTAACATGACAAACGTACTATATGTAAAATCTAATCCAAAGGCAGATGAAGCTTCTTATTCAGCACGATTAGCCAACTCATTTATTGAGGCATTCAAAGAAAAAAATCCAACAGCTGAGGTCATTACACTCGATTTATACAAAGAATCGATTCCAGTTATCGATCAAGAAGTATTAACTGCTTGGGGTAAGCTAGCCGAGGGAGCGGAATTAACAGTATCTGAAGCTACAAAAGTAACGCGTTTAGGTGAATTAGTTGATCAATTCCTAGCAGCAGATAAAGTTGTTTTCTCAGCGCCAATGTGGAACTTTGGTTTCCCTCCATTACTAAAGGCTTATATTGATGCTATTTCTGTAGCAGGTAAAACGTTTAAATATACAGAAAATGGTCCGGTGGGCTTAGCTGGAGACAAGCAAGTTGTGTTACTTGAAGCTCGTGGTGGAGTACACTCTGAAGGACCAACTGCGGCTATGCAGCATACAGCAAGCTACCTTGAAGCGGTTATGGGCTTCATAGGTGTGAAAGATTTCAACGTAATCGTAACGGAAGGGATGGCACAAGCTCCTGCAGAGGCAGAGGCCATCTTAGAAAAAGCGACAGCAAAAGCAAAAGAATTAGCAGCAAGCTTTTAATTATAAGAGCCCCCTATAGAGTTCTCTCTTTGGGGGTTTCCTCTTAGAGGTTTACAAGTACTTTTCAGTCAGGTGATTAGTAACTTGAAGTTGATGGACTTCAATTAAGGAGAGTGACATATGATTCCGTCCATTTTTTTTGAGATGAAATCTCGAATTAAAAATATATTAATTAAGGATAAAAGAAAGGGAGAGAATAACATGACAAACGTATTATATGTAAAATCAAACCCAAAGGCAGATGAGACTTCTTATTCAGCACGATTAGCGAACTCATTTATTGAGGCATACAAGGAGAAAAATCCAACAGCTGAGGTTACTACACTCGATTTATACAATGAATCGATTCCAGTTATCGATCAAGAAGTATTAACTGCTTGGGGTAAGCTAGCAGAGGGAGCGGAATTAACAGCATCTGAATCAACAAAAGTAACGCGTTTAGGTGAATTAGTTGATCAATTCTTAGCAGCAGATAAAGTTGTTTTCTCAGCGCCAATGTGGAACTTTGGTTTCCCTCCATTACTGAAAGCATATATTGATGCAATTTCTGTAGCAGGTAAAACGTTTAAATATACAGAAAATGGTCCGGTGGGCTTAGCAGGAGATAAACAAGTGGTATTACTTGAAGCTCGTGGTGGAGTTCACTCTGAAGGACCAACTGCTGCTATGCAGCATACAGCAAGCTACCTTGAAGTAGTTATGGGCTTCATAGGTGTGAAGGATTTCAACGTAATTGTAACAGAAGGAATGGCACAAGCTCCTGCAGAGGCAGAGGTCATCTTAGAAAAAGCGACAGCAAAAGCAAAAGAATTAGCAGCAAGCTTCTAATTATGCGAACCCCCTATAGAGTTCTCTCTTTAGGGGGTTTTCTATAACTAGTGAAGCAGAACTATATGTAAACATATCCTTTACTTAACACTGCTCTAATAAGATTATTTCATATTATTTATGAAGCTGTTTTTTGTATGAACCTAGTGAATAAAGCTTCCATTTTTGGAAAGAAAAACTGAATGCAAGGACCGATTGCGAATGTAATGATAATCGTCCCAATTCCGATAGGCCCTTGGAAAATAAAAGCCATTACAAGTGCTGTTAGTTCCCCTATTGTTTTGGCTAGACTCAATCTAAGGTTAAATCGTTCTCTAATTGCCATCATAAAATTATCGATAGGGATAAGAGGGTAATTTGCTTGTAAATATGTAGCGATACCAAGTGAAAGGATGAATAGTCCCAGTAACAAGAGAACGAGCTTTAGGTAAAACCCTTCAGGAAACCAATCCTTTAAGGCATAGACCAGCCAAAAATCAATAAAAAAACCAACAAGAAAGACAGTAATAAAAGCTAAAAAGTCTGGTCGTTTTTGTAATAAAAAGGCATTCACAAAGATCAGAATAGCCCCAACGATGATGACCCACGTTCCTACGGTTAGTCCAACGGTTGTAGACAATCCAACATTAAGTGCATCCCATGCGCCAGCTCCTAAATCAGCTTTAATAGTCAAGGTTATACCGAAAGAAATAGTGAAAAGCCCGAGTAAATAAAACATTGTTTTATAGAGATTCATATATTTTTACGCTCCTTCATTCGTTACCATATAGTATATCCGCGCTGAAACTTACATATTAACATAAATGATTGAGAAAGAAAGTATTTGTGTGAGAAATCATCATAAAGCTATGGTGGAGAACTTCCCCTTCACATTTCCATTTTTGTGTGTATAATAGAACAAAAGCGATGATGTGAAGAGTAAGTTTAAGTCCGCCTTTCAAAGAGAGCTTCGGTAGCTGAAAAGAAGCAAAGAGGATTGAACTGAAAATGGTCACGGAGCAGCGTACTGAACGTAATGAAATTACTAGTAGGATACGACGGGAGTTGGCGCCCGTTACCAACGTCACAGTATAAGAGCTATAGGGCTCCGTACTTGATGAGACTAATAGTGTGAGCTATGAGTAAAATAAGGTGGTACCGCGAGTAAACCCTCGCCCTTTAACATTGTGTTTAGGGCGGGGGTTTTTTATGTTGGAGAGTAAAGATGTCTGAAACGATTCTCTAACGCCTGAAGCATTAAGCTTCCGATGCTCATCGTGTTTCCTATATCTCGTGCGGAGCGGATCTAGTTTATACGCCGCTAATCGGGCATCTATGCATTTCGTAGTGTCCAGCTTCGTCTGCTTGTGTCTCGGGGTCAACTGGCCACTCCACTCCGAAGGTCAGGACCTTCTGCGTGCAGCGTCAGTTGCCTGTCGCCCCAGATCTAGCCGTCTACGCTTTTCGATGCCCAGCGTCGATGCCCAGTGTCTAGAAAACTATCCCTCTCCTCCTTACGATAAGTCAACATCGACTCGCATGTGCTTCGTCGTGTTTCCTATATCTCGTGCGGAGCGGATCTAGTTTATACGCCGCTAATCGGGCATCTATGCATTTCGTAGTGTCCAGCTTCGTCGGCTTGTGTCTCGGGGTCAACTGGCCACTCCACTCCGAAGGTCAGGACCTTCTGCGTGCAGCGTCAGTTGCCTGTCGCCCCAGATCTAGCCGTCTACGCTTTTCGATGTCCAGCGCCGGCGCCCAGTGTCTAGAAAACTATCCCTCTCCTCCTTACGATAAGTCAACACCGACTTGCATGTGCTTCGTCGTGTTTCCTATATCTCGTGCGGAGCGGGTCTAGTTTATACGCCACTAAACGGGCGCCTATGCATTTCATTTAAGGAGGATGTTGTTATGACAATTTTTATTGGGGGAGCTTGGCCTTATGCAAATGGCTCCTTACATGTTGGTCATATTGCTAGCTTACTACCGGGAGATATTATTGCAAGGTATTACCGCCAAAAGGGTGAAAGAGTACTGTATGTGTCGGGGAGTGATTGTCATGGAACACCGATTGTCATTTCAGCTCAGAAAGAGGGGGTAGAGCCAAAGGAGATTGCGACAAGATACCATGAGGAATTTGTCCAATGTTTTCAAAGGCTTGGTTTTTCTTATGATCTGTATACAAGAACGGATGAGGAACGTCACCATCATGAGGTTCAACGAATCTTTTTAACGCTACTGGAAAAGGGATATTTATATGTGAAGGACGAACAACAAACGTATTGTCCATCTTGTGCGAAGTTTTTGCCAGATCGGTATGTAGAAGGGGTGTGTCCCGTTTGTGATGAGCCTGCGAGAGGGGACCAATGTGATGCATGCTCAACAATTTTAGATCCGGCGGATTTAGAACAAAAACGCTGTAAGCTTTGTGGGACGGAGCCTGTTTTAAAAAATACTGAGCAATACTATTTTTCACTCTCATCCTTTCAAGATAAAATAGAAAAACTATTAGAAAGAGAAAAGCATCATTGGCGGAGCAATGCCGTTCAACTGACGCGACGTTATTTAGAAGAAGGACTAGTCGATCGTGCTGTAACGCGAGATTTAGAATGGGGAATTCCTGTCCCAGTTGAAGGGTTTCTGGATAAAAAAATATATGTATGGATCGAAGCGGTTTCAGGCTATTTGTCTGCATCGAAGCAATGGAGCGAGAGAGTAGGAGAAGATTGGCGCCCGTTTTGGGAGCAAACGATTTCCTCGTACTATATTCATGGGAAAGATAATATTCCATTTCATACAGTCATTTGGCCAGCTCTATTATTGGGTTTAGAGGGTTTACAACTCCCGACGCATATTGTTTCAAGTGAATATGTAACCATTGAGAAAAAGAAAATTTCGACAAGTCGAAATTGGGCCATTTGGGTTCCGGATTTACTTAATACCTATCATCCTGACTCCATTCGTTATTTCTTAACGAGCAATGCTCCGGATAAGGGAGACGCCGATTTTTCATGGCGAGAGTTTATTTATAGTCATAATAGTGAACTTTTAGGTGCATTTGGAAATTTTGTTAATCGAACATTGAAGTTTATTGAAAAGTCGTTTAATGGTGAACTTCCACCCGTTTTGTTAGAAGAGACTTTTCCAAGTCGTACGAAAAAGGTTTACGAAGAAGCGGGGAAGCGAATAGAAAAGGGAGAAACGAAGCAAGCGTTAGACAGGATTTTTCAGTATGTAAGGGAAGGAAATAAGTATTTTGATGAAAAGAAACCGTGGCAGACCTTTAAGGAAGATAAAGAAATATGCATTCAAATATTAGCAACATGTGTGCAATGGATTAGAAACTTAGCGAATTTATTAGCTCCATTTTTACCAGATTCTTGTGAGACATTGCGTCAACAGTTAGGAATAGAAGAAGACTGGAATTGGTCTTACACCACGATCAATAAGATTTGTATCAATCATGTTCAACCTTTATTTGAACGAATCGACGTGAATCAAATTACCAAAGAGCAACAAAAACTTGGAGCAGAATAAAGGGCATCGATGAGTGGATAAAGATTATTGGTCGTACAAAATAGTTATGTTTAGTCTTCAGTCAGTAAGCTAAAGGGTGATTGATTAAACTGTCTATTACAAAGAAAGAAGTCGTTTTGAAATTAATCCAAACGACTTCTTCTCCTGTTTTCTTATTTCTATAGACCACTCATAGCCGAAGACTCTAATTCAAGCTATAAGCTAACTGAAACCCCTCTTTGTTAAAAGATAGTTCAATTAATATCTCCTAAATATACAGGGGATTTTTCATTATTAGAGTATTTTATTAAATATTGCCTTAATTCTTTAGGATATATCCGATATTGAAATAGTTCATTAATAGGAATCCATTCAATTCCAACTTGGTGACTATCAGGATTAGTAGGTAATTTATCAATATTTAATTCATTTACTAGAGTACAAACAAAATAATATTCAACTTGGTGAATAATATAATCAAATGAAGAATGCTCATGGTTTTTTCCTATATACTCACGAACATGGAGTAGTTCTCCTATTTCCACTTCTTTCCCTACTTCTTCCATGCATTCTCTTTTTAATGTGTGATGAATGGTCTCTCCATGTTCTTGTCCACCACCAGGGAAAAGATAAAAATATCCTTCATCATCTTGATTTTTGGTTAATAAAACACTTTCTTCACTAATTATGATCGCTTTTGCTGAGTTTCTTATATTCATATGTTCACACTCCTTATGTATCTACTATATTTTACTATAAAACCTAATGTAAAAAGCGCTGACCTTATGATGGTCTGCGCACTTTTTACAATAAGGGAATGAACATCACCAATCCTTTTCCATTATGATGAAGTTATAGTTTTCGCCTCTTATATTGTTTTGAAAGTCTCCCTTTCGTTTAAATCCTGCTTTTTCATAAACTTTTATTGCCCGCTTATTAAATTCAACAACGGCCAGCTCTAAGTGATCATAGCCGATTAGTTCTCTCCCTTGTTCAATAATTGCTCGTATAAACCTTAAGCCCTTTCCTTTTCCAGTGAAAGAAGGCTTCATTTGAACACCTACGGCTATAACCTCTTCGGTAAGTTCCCCAACATTAAAGAACTCACAATTGCCAATTAAATTCCCTTGATCATCGATGACTGAGTAAAAACGATCAGTAGCGATGCTTTG
The DNA window shown above is from Bacillus spongiae and carries:
- the metG gene encoding methionine--tRNA ligase, which gives rise to MTIFIGGAWPYANGSLHVGHIASLLPGDIIARYYRQKGERVLYVSGSDCHGTPIVISAQKEGVEPKEIATRYHEEFVQCFQRLGFSYDLYTRTDEERHHHEVQRIFLTLLEKGYLYVKDEQQTYCPSCAKFLPDRYVEGVCPVCDEPARGDQCDACSTILDPADLEQKRCKLCGTEPVLKNTEQYYFSLSSFQDKIEKLLEREKHHWRSNAVQLTRRYLEEGLVDRAVTRDLEWGIPVPVEGFLDKKIYVWIEAVSGYLSASKQWSERVGEDWRPFWEQTISSYYIHGKDNIPFHTVIWPALLLGLEGLQLPTHIVSSEYVTIEKKKISTSRNWAIWVPDLLNTYHPDSIRYFLTSNAPDKGDADFSWREFIYSHNSELLGAFGNFVNRTLKFIEKSFNGELPPVLLEETFPSRTKKVYEEAGKRIEKGETKQALDRIFQYVREGNKYFDEKKPWQTFKEDKEICIQILATCVQWIRNLANLLAPFLPDSCETLRQQLGIEEDWNWSYTTINKICINHVQPLFERIDVNQITKEQQKLGAE
- a CDS encoding YczE/YyaS/YitT family protein, with amino-acid sequence MNLYKTMFYLLGLFTISFGITLTIKADLGAGAWDALNVGLSTTVGLTVGTWVIIVGAILIFVNAFLLQKRPDFLAFITVFLVGFFIDFWLVYALKDWFPEGFYLKLVLLLLGLFILSLGIATYLQANYPLIPIDNFMMAIRERFNLRLSLAKTIGELTALVMAFIFQGPIGIGTIIITFAIGPCIQFFFPKMEALFTRFIQKTAS
- a CDS encoding NUDIX domain-containing protein; this encodes MNIRNSAKAIIISEESVLLTKNQDDEGYFYLFPGGGQEHGETIHHTLKRECMEEVGKEVEIGELLHVREYIGKNHEHSSFDYIIHQVEYYFVCTLVNELNIDKLPTNPDSHQVGIEWIPINELFQYRIYPKELRQYLIKYSNNEKSPVYLGDIN
- a CDS encoding GNAT family protein encodes the protein MKYKLRKRTKEDVSEFITWTYDGVYSFYDNNIQKEKIDSFLQSIATDRFYSVIDDQGNLIGNCEFFNVGELTEEVIAVGVQMKPSFTGKGKGLRFIRAIIEQGRELIGYDHLELAVVEFNKRAIKVYEKAGFKRKGDFQNNIRGENYNFIIMEKDW